The following DNA comes from Rhizobium sp. BT04.
CTATTTGTTCGGCGCCGAATATGCAGGCATCTACTGGCTGGAACAGAACGGCTATGACGTCTCCTATCTCTCGGGCGTCGACGTCGACCGCTATGGCAGCCTATTGCTCAATCACAAGACCTATGTCGATGCCGGGCACGATGAATACTGGTCGGGACAGCAGAGGACCAATGTCGAAGCCGCACGCGATGCCGGCGTCAATCTGATGTTCTGGAGCGGTAACGAGGTCTACTGGCGTACCCGTTGGGGCAATGCCTACAGTGCCGACGGAACACCTTATCGCACCCTGATCTCCTACAAGGAGACATGGGGTCCTCCGGGTACCAGCCTCGATCCTACCAACGAATGGACGGGCACCTTCCGCGATCCGCGCCTCAGCCCGCCTGCTATCGGCGGCGGCAATCCCGAGAATTCGCTGACCGGTCAATTGTTCAAGGTCGACGACGTCGGGGGCAATCTTGCCTCGATCAAGGTTGCCTATGATGATGCCAACCTGCGCTTCTGGCGCAATACGAGCGTCGCAAATCTTCAGCCCGGCCAGACGGCAACGCTCACCAAGAATTATCTTGGTTACGAGTGGGATGAAGCGCCTGACAATGGCTTCGATCCGGCCGGGCTCGTAAAGCTGTCGTCGACGACGATGCCCGTCAGCACCTATTTGCTCGACTACGGCAACACGACCGGCAATGCGACCGCGACCCACAATCTGACCCTTTACCGCGCCCCCAGCGGTGCGTTGGTGTTCGGCGCCGGTACGGTCTATTGGACATGGGGCCTGAGCGACAATCACGATAACGAAGCGACCCCCACCGATCCTCGCGTGCAGCAGGCAATGGTCAATCTGCTTGCCGATATGGGCATTCAGCCGGGGACGCTGCAATCCGGGCTTACCGCGACGACTGCTTCATCGGACAATGTTGCGCCGACCTCCGTCATCACGGTGCCCGCCACGGTGACAGCTGGATCTACCGTGACGATTTCGGGCACCGCTGCCGACACGGGCGGCGGGGTCATCGCCAGCGTCGAGGTGTCGACCGACAATGGTGCGAGCTGGCATCCGGCGACGGGCGACGAGAACTGGACCTACACATGGCAGCCGGCGATTGCAGGGACCTATACGATCCGGTCGCGGGCGGTGGACGATAGCATCAATCTCGAGACACCCTCGGCGGGGCGCACTGTCACCGTCACCGGGCCGGCTTATACGTCTCTCTTCGGTGCCGCGACGCCCGCTGTCGTCAACACCAACGATACTGCGGCCGTCGAGCTAGGGGTCAAATTCCAGTCCTCCGTGGCGGGCACGGTCAGCGGTATCCGGTTTTACAAGAGCAGCCTGGATACGGGCACACATACCGGGTCGCTCTGGTCAAGTACGGGTACGCGGCTTGCGACCCTCACCTTCACCAACGAGACTGCCAGCGGCTGGCAGACCGCGACTTTCACGAGTCCGGTGACGTTGACAGCCGGACAGACCTATACCGCATCTTACCATACGAATGTCGGCAACTATTCGACGACCGCCAACTACTTCCTGTCCAATGTGACGAGTGGTCCGCTGACGGCGCCGGCAAGCGGCAACGGCGTCTACCGCTATGGCAATAGCGCGTTCCCGACGAGCAGCTTGGACCAGACGAACTATTGGGTCGATGTGATGTTCAATCCCTCTAATGCGAACAACACGACGCCGACGGCGGTTGCCGATGCGGGGGATGCGACCGAGAAGGGTGGTGTCGCCAATGGTTCGGGTGGTGTGGTTGCCAGCGGCAACGTTCTGACCAACGACACCGATCCGGATGCTGGCGACACCAAGACGGTGAGCGCCGTCAGCTTCGGCGCGACCTCAGGCACACTCGGCTCGGCGCTGAACGGCACTTATGGCAGTCTCGTTCTCAATGCATCGGGCGCTTATACCTATACGATCAACGAGACCAATTCCGCCGTGCAGGCGCTGCGCCTGTCGACCAACACGCTGAACGATGTCTTCAGCTACACGATGCGCGATTCCGCCGGGGCCACCGCCACGGCTAATCTGACCGTCACCATCCATGGCGCCAATGACGCGCCGGTGCTCGCCGTCCAGACGGCGACCCAGAACGCCACCGTCGGCTCGGCCTTCTCCTACGTGCTGCCGACGACGACCTTCTCCGATGTCGACAGCGGCGAGACGCTGGCCTACGCGGCAACGGCTGCCGACGGCAGCGCACTTCCCTCCTGGCTGACCTTCAACGCCTCGACGCGGACCTTCTCCGGCACACCGACAACGGGCGGCACTTATGGTGTCAAGGTCACGGCAACCGACCTCGGCGGCCTTGCCGCCAACGAGACCTTCAACATTGCCGTGTCGGTGCCGGGCAACACGACGCCGACGGCGGTTGCCGATGCGGGGGATGCGACCGAGAAGGGTGGTGTCGCCAATGGTTCGGGTGGTGTGGTTGCCAGCGGCAACGTTCTGACCAACGACACCGATCCGGATGCTGGCGACACCAAGACGGTGAGCGCCGTCAGCTTCGGCGCGACCTCAGGCACGCTCGGCTCGGCGCTGAACGGCACTTATGGCAGTCTCGTTCTCAATGCATCGGGCACCTATACCTATACGATCAACGAGACCAATTCCGCCGTGCAGGCGCTGCGCCTGTCGACCAACACGCTGAACGATGTCTTCAGCTACACGATGCGCGATTCCGCCGGCACCACCGCCTCGGCAAACCTCACCATCACCATCCATGGCGCCAATGACGCGCCGGTGCTCGCCGTCCAGACGGCGACCCAGAATGCCACCGTCGGCTCGGCCTTCTCCTTCGTGGTGCCGACGACGACCTTCACCGATGTCGACAGCGGCGAGACGCTGACCTATTCGGCAACGGCTGCCGACGGCACGGCATTGCCCTCTTGGCTTGCCTTCAATGCCTCGACGCGCACCTTTTCCGGCACGCCGACGACAGCTGGCAACTATGGCGTCAAGGTCACGGCAACCGATATCGGCGGCCTCTCGACCAACGAGACTTTCACTATCGCCGCCGCGGCGGGGCCATCGACCTACAGCCTGTTTTCCGCCTCCAGCACGCCGGCCCAGACGAACCTCAATGATGGCCAGCAGCTCGAGCTCGGCGTCAAGTTCCAGTCGAACGTTGCCGGCGATGTCACTGGCATCAGGTTCTACCGCAGCGCCAACGACAACGGCCAGAACGTCGTCGATCTGTGGACCACCACGGGCACGAAGCTCGCCACCGCCACCTTCTCCACCACTACGGCGAGCGGCTGGCAGACGGTGAACTTTACGACACCCGTCACCATTGCCGCCAACACCGCCTATGTCGCCTCCTACCACACGACAGGCGCATACGTGGCGACCGCTAATTTCTTCACCGCCGCCGTCACCAGCGGTCCGCTGACGGCGACAGCCACCGGCAACGGCGTCTACCGCTATGGCGGCTCTGCCACCGCAGGCATTTTCCCGAATGCCACTTACAGCGCCACTAACTATTGGGCTGACGTGGTCTTCCGCCCCTCGAATGCGAACAACACGACGCCGACGGCGGTTGCCGATGCGGGGGATGCGACCGAGAAGGGTGGTGTCGCCAATGGTTCGGGTGGTGTGGTTGCCAGCGGCAACGTTCTGACCAACGACACCGATCCGGATGCTGGCGACACCAAGACGGTGAGCGCCGTCAGCTTCGGCGCGACCTCAGGCACGCTCGGCTCGGCGCTGAACGGCACTTATGGCAGTCTCGTTCTCAATGCATCGGGCACCTATACCTATACGATCAACGAGACCAATGCCGCCGTGCAGGCGCTGCGCCTGTCGACCAACACGCTGAACGATGTCTTCAGCTACACGATGCGCGATACCGCCGGGGCCACCGCCACGGCTAATCTGACCGTCACCATCCATGGCGCCAATGACGCGCCGGTGCTCGCCGTCCAGACGGCGACCCAGAACGCCACCGTCGGCTCGGCCTTCTCCTACGTGCTGCCAACGACGACCTTCTCCGATGTCGACAGCGGCGAGACGCTGGCCTACGCGGCAACGGCTGCCGACGGCAGCGCACTTCCCTCCTGGCTGACCTTCAACGCCTCGACACGGACCTTCTCCGGCACACCGACAACGGGCGGCACTTATGGTGTCAAGGTCACGGCAACCGACCTCGGCGGCCTTGCCGCCAACGAGACCTTCAACATTGCCGTGTCGGTGCCGGGCAACACGACGCCGACGGCGGTTGCCGATGCGGGGGATGCGACCGAGAAGGGTGGTGTCGCCAATGGTTCGGGTGGTGTGGTTGCCAGCGGCAACGTTCTGACCAACGACACCGATCCGGATGCTGGCGACACCAAGACGGTGAGCGCCGTCAGCTTCGGCGCGACCTCAGGCACGCTCGGCTCGGCGCTGAACGGCACTTATGGCAGTCTCGTTCTCAATGCATCGGGCACCTATACCTATACGATCAACGAGACCAATTCCGCCGTGCAGGCGCTGCGCCTGTCGACCAACACGCTGAACGATGTCTTCAGCTACACGATGCGCGATTCCGCCGGCACCACCGCCTCGGCAAACCTCACCATCACCATCCATGGCGCCAATGACGCGCCGGTGCTCGCCGTCCAGACGGCGACCCAGAATGCCACCGTCGGCTCGGCCTTCTCCTTCGTGGTGCCGACGACGACCTTCACCGATGTCGACAGCGGCGAGACGCTGACCTATTCGGCAACGGCTGCCGACGGCACGGCATTGCCCTCTTGGCTTGCCTTCAATGCCTCGACGCGCACCTTCTCCGGCACGCCGACGACAGCTGGCAACTATGGCGTCAAGGTCACGGCAACCGATATCGGCGGCCTCTCGACCAACGAGACTTTCACTATCGCCGCCGCGGCGGGGCCATCGACCTACAGCCTGTTTCCCGCCTCCAGCACGCCGGCCCAGACGAACCTCAATGATGGCCAGCAGCTCGAGCTCGGCGTCAAGTTCCAGTCGAACGTTGCCGGCGATGTCACCGGCATCAGGTTCTACCGCAGCGCCAACGACAACGGCCAGAACGTCGTCGATCTGTGGACCACCACGGGCACGAAGCTCGCCACCGCCACCTTCTCCACCACCACGGCGAGCGGCTGGCAGACGGTGAACTTTGCAACGCCTGTTACGATCGCCGCCAACACCAACTATGTAGCCTCCTACCACACGACAGGCGCATACGTGGCCACCAACAGCTTCTTCACCAATGCCGTGACAAACGGTCCGCTGACGGCCCAGTCAAGCGCCGTCGCCGGCGGCAACGGTGTCTATGCCTATGGCGGGTCCGCCACCACGGGTCTCTTCCCGACCGGCACCTACGATTCAGCGAATTACTATGCCGATGTGGTCTTCCGGCCGCAGCTTGTCGCGTGAAGCATCTGACGAGGTTACGAACGGATATCGAATGAGGCTGATACCACGAAAATACTGGCCGCGGCGGCGATTGTCCCGACCGCCCACATTCAAGGGATGCCGATGAACGGGATCGACCGGCTACCCGTGACAGTGCTCGCCGGCTTTCTCGGCGCCGGCAAGACGACGCTTCTCAGCCACGTCTTGGCCAATCGCGAGGGTCTGCGGGTGGCCGTCATCGTCAACGATATGAGCGAGGTGAACATAGACGCCAGTCTCATCCGAGACGGCGGCTGCAACCTGTCGCACACGACGGAGACATTGGTCGAGCTCAGCAACGGCTGCATATGCTGCACCCTGCGCAACGACCTGCTGACAGAGGTGCGACGACTGGCCGAAGAGGGGCGCTACGACTATCTGCTGATCGAAGGCACCGGCATTGCCGAGCCATGCCCCATCGCGGCAACCTTTTCCTTCCGCGACGAAAACGGTGTTTCGCTCTCCGATTTTGCCAGACTCGACACAATGGTCACTGTGGTCGATGCCGCAAACCTGTTGACCGACTACGGTAGCGCCGATCTGCTTGCCGACCGCGGCCTGCAACGGGACGGTGAGGACCGGCGCACCCTCATCGACCTGCTGGTCGATCAGATCGAGTTTGCCGATGTCATCGTGATCAACAAGATTTCGGACGCGACTGAAGGGGTCCGCGCGGAGGTCCGCAAGATCGTTGCGTCTCTCAACCCGGATGCGCGCCAGGTGGAGACGGATCTCGGCAAGGTTTCTTTGGCAGCCGTCCTCAATACCGGCCTCTTCGATGAAGCAAAAGCCGCCGCCCATCCTTTGTGGCACAAGGAACTGTACAGCCCGGGCGAGCATGTTCCGGAGACGGAAGAATACGGGGTTTCGAGCTTTGTCTATCGCACCCGGCGCCCCTTCGACCCCAAGCGGTTTCGCGCATTCCTGGACGAGCCCTGGCCGGGGGTCATCCGTGCCAAAGGCCATTTCTGGCTTGCTACGCGCCCGCGTCACGTGGGTCTGATGTCGGCTGCCGGGGTGCAACGGCGCTGCGAACCCATGGGGTTTTGGTGGGCAGCCGTTCCCCGACAGGACTGGCCGAGCCATCAACAGTTTCGTCAGCATCTGGAGAGCCGGTGGGACAGCGCTTGGGGCGACCGTCGGCAGGAATTGGTCTTTATCGGCGTTGATATGGACGAGACAGGCGTCCGGACCGCATTGGACGACTGCCTCGCCGGCGCCGATCCGCGCGACTGGGCCACTCTCGAAGATCCGTTCCCGGCCTGGTAGCAAGGGTGAAGCAGGACAATGTTCAAATTAACCGGCTCGACCAGCCGGTTCGGCCCAGAATTCCTTTTCAACCAGCGTCAGCCACTTGGCAGCAGCGGCAGGCAGCTTTGCGACTTGGTCGGCCGGTATGCGTTGAGGATCATCATATGGGCGTAGGGAATACCTCCCTCATACCCCAGATTGCTGTCGTACATTCCCGTAGCAAAGGTGCCAGAATGAACCTCTTGCTATAGCGGCCGAAGGGGCTGCCGATGCGGAAGGGGGCGCCGCTGATGCGGAGAGTACATGTCGGTAATCGTGAGTACCTGAGTACATTTGGTGGAGCGTTGAGTATCTGTCGTGCACCCTCAGCCTGGAGCGCAGTCCTAGGAACCGCGACGGTTGTATCTTCCACGAGTACCGATGGTTCCCCAAGCTTTGCCAGTAAGGGCAGCTTCGCCAATCCCGACGGGGTCGCCGTCCCGTCCTCCTTCACAGGTCCGTTTTCCTTCACGGGCAATATCATGCAGCCTGCCGCGCTGATCTCATCGGGCGGCGTGGAAACTGCCTCGATACCACCGACGACGACGTCGTCGCCTGCAGGCGACAGCGGCGCGCAGGACACGTCCACCAAGACGGCGTCGGTTGCGACAGTGTTGCAGACGACGACCATTTCATCCGAGCGCACGGTGCTCGGCCCGGACCCGTACCAGGAGGCTGCGACGCTGCCGGCCGCGCCCACGCTGACGGGTGTTACCAGCAATACCGGCACGACAAGCGCCGCCACGCAGCCGCTCGATCCTGCCGCCGGTTCCGGCACGACGTCATTGCGCCTTGAGACCTCGACAGCCTCCCTCTCGGTGGAGCCGAGCCAGGACATTTCCACCGATACGGCCGCGACGCCTGCGGCGCTCGCAGCACCGGTGGCGGCTGCTGCAGCGGCGGCGACGCCCAACAAGATCGCGCTCGAAAACCTGAAGCAGGGCAACCCCATCAGCGAATGGGGGCTGGAGGGTGATGGCAACGGCACCATCCAGGGCTTTGCCACCGAAATCAGCACCAATATCGGCCAGACGGTCGATTTCAAGATCGCCACGGATTCCACTCATTACCGCATCGATATCTACCGCATGGGCTATTATGGCGGGGCCGGCGCGCGCAAGGTCGACTCCATCGAGCAATCGCTGACCGCGGCGCAGATCCAGCCGCACCCGGTCGTCGACATGTCGCTCGGTCTCATCGATTGCGGCAACTGGTCGGTTTCGGCGAGCTGGCAGATTCCTAGTGACGCCGTCTCCGGCGTCTATTTCGCCAAGCTGGTGCGCGAGGACGGTACCGAGGATGCAAGCATCATCCCCTTCGTCGTGCGCGACGACGCCTCGACCAGCGATATCGTCTTCCAGACCTCGGATACGACATGGCAGGCCTATAATGCCTGGGGCGGCGCCAGCCTCTATTACGGTGAAGTGCCGGTCGATCCGGCCGACATGATCGGCTACTTGCCGCCGAACTGCAGCTGCGGCTTGACCGCGATCGGCCGCGCCTCGGCCGTCAGCTATAACAGGCCGATCATTACCAATACGAGCCCTATCGGCGGCTCGCACGATTACATCTTCGGCGTCGAATCCTCCGCCATCTCGTGGCTGGAGCGGAACGGCTACGACGTTTCCTATATATCCGGCGTCGATGCGGCGCGCAGCGGCACGCTGCTGCTCAACCACGATGCCTATCTCTCCGTCGGGCATGACGAATACTGGTCTGCCGAACAGCGCGCCAATGTCGAGGCGGCGCGCGATGCCGGCGTCAACCTCGCCTTCTGGAGCGGCAACGAGTGCTACTGGAAGGTCCGCTGGGAAAGCAGCATCGATGGCAGCGGCCAGGCCTACCGCACCATGGTCTGCTATAAGGAAACCTGGGGCACGAGCACGGATCCGAGCAATGTCGGCACCGGCACCTGGCGCGATCCGCGTTATGCCGATCCGGGGCAGCAGCCGGAGAATGCGCTGACTGGCACGATGTTCCAGGTGGACAGCTACCGCCAGGATACGATCTCCATCCCCTACGACTATTCGAACCTGCGCTTCTGGCGCAATACCGACGTTTCGGAACTGAATGAAGGCGAAACCTATAATCTGGTGCAGAACCTGCTCGGCTATGAGTGGGATTCCGACATCGAGAACGGCTTCCGGCCGGCTGGACTGATCAACTTGTCGCTCTCCTCGGTCTCGGTGAGCACGTATCTGCGCGATTACGGCACCACGGTCGGCGATGCGGTAGCGACCCACAGCCTGACCATGTACCGGGCGGCAAGCGGCGCGCTGGTTTTCGGCGCCGGTACCGTCTTCTGGTCCTGGGGGCTGAGTGACAACCACCAGGGTCCGGCCACGTCAACCGATCGCAACGTACGGCAGGCGATGGTCAACATGTTCGCGGACATGGGCATTCAGCCGACGACGCTGGATGCGAGCCTGATCCTCGCCACCCAATCCACCGACACGCTGAAGCCGACCTCGTCGGTCAGCACGCCGATCGTGGGGGCAAGTTTCCTCGAAGGGCAGCATGTCACGATCACGGGCACGGCGCAGGATTTCGGCGGCGGCATCATTGCCGGCGTGGAAGTCTCGACCGATGGCGGCCAGCACTGGTTCAAGGCGTCAGGCCGCGAGAACTGGAGCTATAACTGGGTCGTGCAGGCGAGCGGCACCTATACGATCATGTCGCGCGCCGTCGACGATAGCGTCAACATGGAGGCGCCGTCTGCCGGCAAGCAGGTCACCGTCACGCTGCCGGGCACGCAGGGCCTGTGGACGCTGGCGGAAAAGCCCGCGACCGAAGTGGCGATCGATCGCGATTCCGTCGAACTCGGCCTGCGCTTCCAGGCAACGACCGCGGGCTCCGTGCAGGGCATCCGCTTCTACAAGGGCTTCTACAATATCGGCGAGCATGTCGTCAGCCTCTGGAGCGCCAACGGAACGCTGCTGGCGACCGGCGTATCGGTGAATGAATCGCTCTCCGGCTGGCAGACGGTGATATTCTCCTCGCCGATCCAGATTGCCGCCGGCACGACCTATGTGGCCTCCTATCACAGCAGCGGCTACTACTCCGCCACCCAGAATTACTTCGGTAGCCCCTATGCCAGCGGCGCGTTGACGGCCGTCGATGGCGGCGGCGTCTATGCCTATGGCACCAATGCCGGCACATTCCCCGGCCAAAGCCCCGGCACCGGCACCAACTACTGGGTCGACGTAGTCTTCGATGCCGGGCCCAACAGTGGCCCGGTTGCGACCGACGACACGGGACTAACCATCACCCGCAACGACAGCGTCGTCATCTCGATCGCCTCGCTCATCGGGAACGATACGGATCCCAATGGCGATGCCATGACGATTTCGGCCGTCGGCAATGCGGTCAACGGCACGGTGACGCTCAACAAGCAGAACGGCACCGTCACCTTCACGCCGACCAACAATTATTCGGGGCCAGCAGGCTTCGCCTATACGCTGTCGGACGGGCGCGGCGGCACGGATCAGGGCAATGTCAGCATCACCGTAAACCAGGGCCCTGCCGGGGAGACGCTGTTCACCTCAAGCGAAGGGCCGACGGGCGCAAGCTTCAACGAAGGCCAGTCGTTGGAACTCGGGATGAGGTTCGTCGCTTCGTCCAGCGGCATGATTACCGGTATCCGCTACTACAAGGCGGCCGGCGATACGACTGTGCATACCGGCTCCATCTGGAAGGCGGACGGCACGCTCGTCGCCACGGTCACCTTCACCAATGAGTCGTTCTCCGGTTGGCAGACCGCGACCTTCTCCACGCCGCTGCGGATCACGGCGGGTGCGACCTATGTCGCCTCCTACCACACGACCGGCAGCTATGTGGCGACAGCAGACTATTTCAACACTGCCCATACCAACGGCTCGCTGACGGCGCTTGCCGGCAGCAATGGCGTCTACGCGGTCGGGTCGGGCTCGACCTTCCCGACATCAAGCTACCAATCGACGAACTACTGGGTCGATGTCGTCTTCAACCAGTCGACCGGCAACACGGTGCCGGTCGCCGTCAATGACAACGGCTATACCACCTATGCCAACACGGCTCTGTCGATTGCCGCTGCCAACCTGCTTGCAAACGACAGCGATGCCGATGGCGACCCGCTCAGCATCGCCGGCGCCAATGGCGCGGTCAACGGAACGGTGACATTCAACAGCCAGACGAATAGCGTCATCTTCACGCCGAACTCGGGCTATACGGGCGTCGCAAGCTTCACCTATTCGATTTCGGACGGGCATGGCGGCACATCGTCTGCTACCGTCAGCCTCACGGTCAATTCGCAGGCCGGCGGTGGGGCGACCTCGAGCCTGTTCACCGGCGCCGACACGTCGGGGGTTGCCGCGGCCAATGATGCCAACTCGGTCGAACTCGGCGTCAAGTTCATCGCTTCCGCCAACGGCCAGATCACGGGGCTCACCTATTACAAGAGCGCTGGGGATACCGGCACGCATGTCGGCTCGCTCTGGACCACGAGCGGCCAGCTCCTTGGCCAGGCAAGCTTCATCAACGAGACGGGAAGCGGCTGGCAGACGGTTTCCTTCACGCAGCCGATCAATGTCACGGCCGGCACCACCTATGTGGCGAGCTACCATTCCAACGGCTTCTATTCGGCAACCGCGAACTACTTCACAACGGACCATACGAGTGGCGCGCTGACAGCGCCGGCAAGTTCGGTCAGCGGCGGCAACGGCGTCTATGCCTATGGCACGGGCAGCCTCTTCCCGACCTCCTCCTACAATGCCACCAACTACTGGGTGGATGTGCTCTACAAGCAGGGCGCGCAGAATGCGGTTCCGGTTGCCGCCAATGACAGCGGCTTCTCGACCAATACCGGCACGCCTGTCACCATCCAGGCCTCGGCGCTGCTTTCAAACGACAGCGACGCCGATGGCGATGCGCTCACGATCACCGGCGTCAGCGGCGCGGTCAACGGCTCGGTCGCCTGGAATGCCCAGGCCCAAGCGGTGACTTTCACGCCGACGGAAGGTTATTCCGGCCCGGCGAGTTTCAGCTACGCGATATCGGACGGCAAGGGCGGCGCGGCGACGGCGCAGGTGGCGCTTACCGTCAACAACCCGGCCGCGGGACCGGAGCAGAACCTCTTTGCGGCAAACGCGACGCCCTCTGTCGTCTCCGTCAACGACAACCAGCCGGTCAATCTCGGCATGAAATTCCAGGCCGATGCCGCCGGCTGGATCACCGCGATCCGCTTCTACAAAGGTACGGACAATACCGGCCCGCACAGCGGCTATCTGTGGACGGCTTCGGGCACCCTGCTCGGCAGCGTCGCCTTCAACAACGAGACGGCCAGCGGCTGGCAGACCGCGCAGCTTGGCCAGCAGATCGCCATCCAGGCGGATACGACCTACGTCGTGTCCTACTCGACCAACGGCAATTATTCGGCGACCGGCAATTATTTTGCCAGCGACGTGACGAACGGCGACTTGAAGGCGCCCGGCGGCAATAACGGCGTCTATGCCTATGGATCGGGCGGGTTGTTCCCGACCGCCAGCTATAACAGCACGAACTACTATGTGGACGTGGCATTCAAACCGCAGCTCGCGGCCTAAGGGCCGCTGGGATGTCAGGCCAAGCATGCTGTAAAGAGTGAGAGTATCGATGATGCGTGCAGATAACAGATTGCCGGTTACGGTTCTCGCCGGGTTTCTCGGCGCTGGGAAGACGACTGTCCTCAATCATGTCCTGAGTAATCGGGAGGGTCGACGGGTCGCTGTCATCGTCAACGATATGAGTGAGGTCAACATCGATGCGGATCTCCTGCGCGAAGGCGGTGCAGACCTGCTGCGCACGGACGAGACGCTTGTGGAGCTCACCAACGGCTGCATCTGCTGCACGCTGCGCGAAGATCTCCTGAGCGAAGTCCGCCGGCTCGCCGCTGCCGGCCGTTTCGACTATCTGCTGATCGAGGGCACCGGCATTGCCGAGCCGCTGCCGGTTGCAGCCACCTTCTCCTTCCGCGACGAGAGCGGGGCCGCTCTTTGCGACGTGGCAAGGCTCGACACGATGGTCTGCGTCGTCGATGCGGTCAATCTGCTTGCCGACTACCGGAGCGCCGAGTTTCTTGCCGATCGCGGCGAAAGGCGTGACGGGGACGATGAGCGCAAGCTCGTCGACCTGCTGGTCGAGCAGATCGAATTTGCCGATGTCATCATCGTCAACAAAGCAGGCGATGTGCCATGCGCCGACCTAGCCGAGGTTCGCCGGGTCATTGCGGCGCTCAATCCGGATGCCCAGGTCATCGAGGCGGTCTTCGGCCAGGTGCCGCTTTCCGCGATCATGGATACCGGCCTCTTCAGTGAGGCCAAGGCCGCCCGCCATCCGCTCTGGCACAAGGAGCTTTATGGCTGGGGCGATCATGTGCCGGAGACCGAGGAATACGGCATTTCAAGCTTCGTCTATCGCAGCCGCCGGCCCTTCGATCCCGCGCGGCTGAGCCGCATACTCGGGCAGCCATTAGCCGGCGTCATCAGGGCGAAAGGGCATTTCTGGCTGGCGACCCGGCCGGATGAGATCGGCCTGCTGTCGATTGCCGGCACGCAATACCGCATCGACACCAGGGGGTTCTGGTGGGCCTCGGTGCCGCGGGCGCACTGGCCGCGCCATCCGCAATTCCGCCAGTTGCTCGACCGGCATTGGGACGATGTCTGGGGCGACCGCCGCCAGGAGCTGGTCTTCATCGGTTCCGGCTTCGACAAGGACGCCATCCGCATCGCGCTCGACGATTGCCTGACCGGGGAGGAGACCGGTTTCGACCCGCAGACCGCCGTCGGCCTTCGCGATCCGTTTCCGGCATGGCCGCACGATACGCATGCATCGGACCGAAAAGTGTGAAGCGGTTTTCGGATAATCCGATGCATCGACTCAAAGGTGAACAGGTTTTGATTATCAACCAGAGGAGAGAACAATGAGCAGCGAACTTTATGCAGACGGTATCGGCGAAATCACCATCACCGGGACGATCGTGCGCATCGACC
Coding sequences within:
- a CDS encoding DUF4082 domain-containing protein; translation: MYRNARRWTSHSLLVDSLIPRWFTVGGGGKGRPRKPAETREDSAQLAASVQTATGANQGALVDDPHKDAVLSEHDVEQTAGVNGADGRADDRLVAPSLPDTFTINREMGERSGDLAAASASSAHPPSFVHFAPDADRVAFAAAPSLPHAYAGMSFIGDDPLAPYLPESPAPTASGQDSATVGGERSHSGKVVILESTPSAQSTAHHAGANALAVGMPFGVCGCGYYTSPTRILDWAHGSGLLQQDGQLPGTKFTDGPDYVSTIKKAIGASVSDPLLDRDVSSFAGWRGTAEWTNSAISNGSLPGGGEMGTGTGTKGKAVLSGSVTTPPQPSAQRSLATQDLAAAAAASNPIVLENQKQGNPESEWGIDTASTNIEGFATDISVDNGNTVSFKINTNSTNYRIDIYRLGYYGGMGARKVTTIQHTGLQTQPNPLRNATTGTVDAGNWAVSASWTVPADAVSGVYIAKLVRQDGTFGENQIPFIVRDDASHSDIVFQTADETWQAYNGWGGANFYGGNGPATGQGAGRAYALSYNRPIATRDGVGTYAGPQDYLFGAEYAGIYWLEQNGYDVSYLSGVDVDRYGSLLLNHKTYVDAGHDEYWSGQQRTNVEAARDAGVNLMFWSGNEVYWRTRWGNAYSADGTPYRTLISYKETWGPPGTSLDPTNEWTGTFRDPRLSPPAIGGGNPENSLTGQLFKVDDVGGNLASIKVAYDDANLRFWRNTSVANLQPGQTATLTKNYLGYEWDEAPDNGFDPAGLVKLSSTTMPVSTYLLDYGNTTGNATATHNLTLYRAPSGALVFGAGTVYWTWGLSDNHDNEATPTDPRVQQAMVNLLADMGIQPGTLQSGLTATTASSDNVAPTSVITVPATVTAGSTVTISGTAADTGGGVIASVEVSTDNGASWHPATGDENWTYTWQPAIAGTYTIRSRAVDDSINLETPSAGRTVTVTGPAYTSLFGAATPAVVNTNDTAAVELGVKFQSSVAGTVSGIRFYKSSLDTGTHTGSLWSSTGTRLATLTFTNETASGWQTATFTSPVTLTAGQTYTASYHTNVGNYSTTANYFLSNVTSGPLTAPASGNGVYRYGNSAFPTSSLDQTNYWVDVMFNPSNANNTTPTAVADAGDATEKGGVANGSGGVVASGNVLTNDTDPDAGDTKTVSAVSFGATSGTLGSALNGTYGSLVLNASGAYTYTINETNSAVQALRLSTNTLNDVFSYTMRDSAGATATANLTVTIHGANDAPVLAVQTATQNATVGSAFSYVLPTTTFSDVDSGETLAYAATAADGSALPSWLTFNASTRTFSGTPTTGGTYGVKVTATDLGGLAANETFNIAVSVPGNTTPTAVADAGDATEKGGVANGSGGVVASGNVLTNDTDPDAGDTKTVSAVSFGATSGTLGSALNGTYGSLVLNASGTYTYTINETNSAVQALRLSTNTLNDVFSYTMRDSAGTTASANLTITIHGANDAPVLAVQTATQNATVGSAFSFVVPTTTFTDVDSGETLTYSATAADGTALPSWLAFNASTRTFSGTPTTAGNYGVKVTATDIGGLSTNETFTIAAAAGPSTYSLFSASSTPAQTNLNDGQQLELGVKFQSNVAGDVTGIRFYRSANDNGQNVVDLWTTTGTKLATATFSTTTASGWQTVNFTTPVTIAANTAYVASYHTTGAYVATANFFTAAVTSGPLTATATGNGVYRYGGSATAGIFPNATYSATNYWADVVFRPSNANNTTPTAVADAGDATEKGGVANGSGGVVASGNVLTNDTDPDAGDTKTVSAVSFGATSGTLGSALNGTYGSLVLNASGTYTYTINETNAAVQALRLSTNTLNDVFSYTMRDTAGATATANLTVTIHGANDAPVLAVQTATQNATVGSAFSYVLPTTTFSDVDSGETLAYAATAADGSALPSWLTFNASTRTFSGTPTTGGTYGVKVTATDLGGLAANETFNIAVSVPGNTTPTAVADAGDATEKGGVANGSGGVVASGNVLTNDTDPDAGDTKTVSAVSFGATSGTLGSALNGTYGSLVLNASGTYTYTINETNSAVQALRLSTNTLNDVFSYTMRDSAGTTASANLTITIHGANDAPVLAVQTATQNATVGSAFSFVVPTTTFTDVDSGETLTYSATAADGTALPSWLAFNASTRTFSGTPTTAGNYGVKVTATDIGGLSTNETFTIAAAAGPSTYSLFPASSTPAQTNLNDGQQLELGVKFQSNVAGDVTGIRFYRSANDNGQNVVDLWTTTGTKLATATFSTTTASGWQTVNFATPVTIAANTNYVASYHTTGAYVATNSFFTNAVTNGPLTAQSSAVAGGNGVYAYGGSATTGLFPTGTYDSANYYADVVFRPQLVA